From the genome of Bacteroidota bacterium:
GTCGAGCATCGCATTGGCTCTATCGTTTACATGAGAAAATAAAACAAAACGGTTGTATAAGAATTCAACATTCTTTGGATCCAACTCAATTGCCTTATTATAATCATTCAGTGCTTTGGGCAAATTTTTTAAGTTGAAGTAGGCTACGCCCCGGATATTATAATTAACAGCCTCAGCAGGATTTTGATCTATTTTAATTGTATAGGAGGAGATTATGTCGTTCTGGAAAGCAAGGTTCAGTTGATCATAATATTCCTTCGGTATATCACCTGTTTTAAGCTTGTAGGCTTGTTTCAGATCATCAACTGCCTGTGTAATATGTCCAAGTGAAAAATGTGTCATACTGCGGTTGAGATAGGCTTTACCATTATTGGGCATCAATTCAACAGTTTTATTATAATCTTTCAGGGCATTTCCAAAGTCTTTGAGATTTGAATAACATCCTGCGCGATTATTGTAATATTCCCCTTTGTCGGGTTTCAATTCAATGGCTTTTGTGAAATATGGTATGGCCCTTTTAAAATCTTTAGCCTCCACATATAACAATCCTTCAACATTTTGTAACAAGGGAATGTTTGGAGATTCCGTAGTTGCTGCATTTGCAAAAGAAAATTCATTTCTATACACCTGATATCTATAAATGGTTTTGATCGAAAATGCGCATACTAAAACAACCATTAAGACAGATAGTATTTTCTTATCTATTCGAATATTTATTTGAGAAGCCATAAGCATAAACCCTATAAGCGGAGTATATGCCCTGTGTTCATAATGTTCGCCGATATTATTTGTCGCGCCAATCCATACAGGTATAATAATAAATATAAAAAACCAGCCCAGCCCCAAAAGACCAATTCGCTTATTTTTTAAGCCAAATTTTACTACCAAGAAAATCACCAATAAAACGGCGGAAACACCTGGAATTATAGATGTATTCTGAACTAAAGGCATGATTGCCTGCTGAATGGGCACTACGCATTTTCCAATGTATATAATAATAGCCAATAAAAAGTTGAGTGCAACTTCAGCAACATGATTTTCGCCCGATGAAGGTAAAAAATCAATAATACTCCTTCTTAAAAAGAACCAACCAATAGCAATCAAAACCCATGAAGTGAATAACATAATCATTTGCCCATTTGCATTTTTCTTATTCATAACCAACAAAATCAGGCAAAACAATGCAGGCAAAACAATAGCATTCTCCTTTGTTAATAGCGCAAAACAGAATCCTGCAAAATGTATAAGGAGCAAAAAGAGATCATTCTTTTTAAGATATCTTATTAAATAAAGTATAGATACTAATGAAAACAGACAAAGAAGGGAGTCATTCCGGCCCGGTATCCATGTTACAGCATGAACGTTTAAAGGATGTACAGCAAAAATTACCGCACACCAAACACATAATCCTTTTTCTATATCCACGCATGGAGGGTGCTATCCGGGATTTCCATTGAGAAAAGTGCCATAAGAATTGGCTACTACCAACACCATCAGGATATTTGCTTTTATATTCTTCCCATAGCAACTGACGTGTTACGCCTCTGCGCTTTAGCTCTCTATCTATTTTAGGAAACAGACTAAAGAGTGTTTTCAATTTTTCGTTGACTGGATTTTCTTCCGGCTTTACAAAAAGTTCTTCTAAGTCCATATCATTTAATTCATTTATCTCGGCAAAACTTAACCCGCTATTTTTAAAATCCGTAATGTATTTTTTTAATACATTACGTGGTATGCCCGTTTGAACAACAATTTCAGACTTGGTTTGATTTTGCGTGTGCAGACGCAGTATATGCCGGATATTGCTCATGCCGAATATTTTTTTCGGGCACAAAGAAACTACGACTTGAAAAATCACTTTCCGAAAAGGGCAATAAAGGGCTTGAAAAGGATGAATTGGGACGAATTAGGTTAACATAAGAGGCGGAATACCTTGTTACACCATTCAGGAGAAATTTTTAATTAAAATGAATTACCTCCGGGATTCCGAGTTTATCAAAAATAATTTTCATTTGCTTTGGGTTGTAAAATCGCCCCATTTTTTGACCAATTTCATTTTCAAACGGAGTTAACCAAGTTTTTAAGGTTTTAGGACTTACCTCATAGAATTGAGCTACTTCTTTTTTGGAATACGCCTTTAGCTGAATTTTTGGCGATGTAGATTCGTTTTGTTTCATAATGTTACGTTTTGAAACAAAATTCCGCCTAAAAGTTTAAATTTTAGGCTTCAAAAAAACTTTTACACCGGGTAAAAAAAAATTACTATACTTGTTCATGTAATTCTTTGAAATATTTTAGGTTTCAAAAGGCTAATTCAAAACAGCCCGACAAAAAGAAATCTAAATTTGCCGAAAGGTAGCTTTAGGTACAATTATCCCAAATTTGTTACCTAATTGTTACTCAAGCAATCTCAATCCCATTGGGATAGCCTGAAAATAGGGTGAAGCATGGAAGGTTAAAACTTAGAGACTGTTTAAAATTTATCCCTGCATTTTGCTATGGCGCCTTTTTTCCTTGACAATCGCTCAATCCTGGCTCTAAAAGTGCCTCGTCTGAGAAAAAAATGCGCTCATATAAATTTACAGGTATAAATTTAAACAACCTCTAAAGCTAAATTTGTGGCCGGCGGGCTGAGCCCGGGTGTTAAATACACCTTTCGTGTTTCAACAATCGGTTCCTCCGGCCTAAGCGGGTGGAGTGCCGAAGCCGCCGCAAGGGCAGTTTAATGTACCGGTATAAAATCCCCCTTGAGTTTGAGGGGGATTTTATTTTGATTTATACCCGCCTAAACAAGTCAGAAAGCCGAAAGACTTCCGGCTCCTGACTTCCGGCTTCTGACTTCCCACCTCCCACTTCCGTCTTCCGGCTCCCGACTTCTGACTTCCAACTTCCGGCTTCCAACTCTTAAATACACCTGTTCGGAAATTTATCCGGTTCGAAGTATAATTTCATTTGCACCGCAAACTCAAATAAGAACCGTATCATTTTTCATCCCGTTTTATGTGTTTTTTTGAAAAAAATCATGTACGTTTGTCAACTTAACCCTCAGAACCATGCTCCAAAAAAACATTTTCGTTTTAGTCATCGCTTCACTCTTTCTATTCGCCTGCGGATCGGATTCCGGAAAAAGTGATGTAACGGCTGTTGATACCACTTCAGCAAATAACGGTTCCAAAGAACTGGCAAATGCACAGCAAATTTTATACACATTACCATCGCCTGTTGAGGCCGCCGCGCTTATGAAAATGTCGGGCGCTACATTTGACAAAACCCATCTGAACCCGGTCAGCAATGTGTCCAAGTACGTGTCGAACGACAGCAAGGCTCTTAACCTTGGCATTTACGGAACGGACCTTATTTATTCCAGCATTTTTGAACAAACACAGGAATCGGCGGAATATTTTAAATGCGCCAATACATTATCTACAAGCCTGGGGATAAGTGAGGCTTTTGGTGAAGCAACTTTCAAACGCCTTAAAACCAATATCAATAACCGCGACTCATTGTTAACAATTGTTGCTGAAGCCAGCCTGGATGCGGATTCTTACTTCAAGGAAAACGAACGTCCTGCCGCATCAGCCATGGTAGCTGCAGGCGGATGGATCGAGGGGCTTTACATTGCCACCCGCATCGCTAATGTGACCAGGAACCAGGAGATCATTCAGCGTGTTGCGGAACAAAAAAATTCTATCGGCAACCTTATCAACCTTGTTGAAAGCTTTGGTTCGGAACAGGGATTAACAGCTGTTTTGAATGATCTGAAAGATATCAAAGCTCAGTTTGATGTACTTGAAGTAAAAAAAGAGCCTGCAGGTAAAGCTGAAGCTTCCGGTACTGTGCCCACCATCGGCGTGAAGAAAAAAATCACAATGAGTGCGGAACAATTTAAAGCGATCGCGGACAAAGTTGAGATCATCAGGAACAAAATAATTCAGTAAATACTTAACCTATCAATATCACCACTATGAACAGGATGAAAAAAATTATCGGCCTATTTGTTTTAATCAGTGCCTTCAGCGCAATAAGCTTTGCCCAATGCAAAAGCATTGTAAAAACCAACCTGGGAAAACTTTCTCCTTTTACCCATAATGGACAGATGAACAGCGTTTCTCTTCCTGAAGGAGGAGTTGCCGATTTTAAGATCTCCTGTTACAAAGGACTAACCTATCGCCTTGCACTGGCATTCGAAGAGAAACTCGGCAAAGTGACCTTTCGTGTGCTTGATGAGGATAATAACGAAGTGTATAACAGCGCTGAAAGCGCCAGCAGCACATGGGATTTTAACGTTGATTCATCGCAGGAATTAACGGTGGAAGTAAGCGTGCCCCTTGTTGAAAAAAAATTAAGAGGCTGTGTTGCCTTGTTAGTTGGCTTTAAGGAACCAAAAAGTGTTGGCGGCTTGAGGCCTATGTAAAAAAGCCACCTCGCTAAATTGAAATCCCGTCCCGGGTTACCGGGACGGGATTTTTTTATTATACACTAGAGTTTATATCGAATAACCTTTTTGTGGGTTTTAGTGTTTTTGTGCTTTAGTGGCAATTAGAATTCCGAAGCCGGAAAACTTCCGACTTCCGGCTTCGGAATTCTGACCATTAAATACACCTGTGTCGAAATTTGTCTTGCTCATATTATATTATTCGGGCATATCCCTTATAATATCCCAGACCATATCTGGCTCAAAGCCTTTTGAAACGGCATATTGACCAAGCATATAATTGCGCTTTATTGATTTCTTTTGTTTTATCTTTTTTAATCGGTCGCCCAGAACTTTTTTTAACGTTTGCACATACGCCTTTTCATCAATCTCTTTTAACGCCTGCTTTATGCAATACTCGCTTACTTTCCTCCGCTTCAATTCCAGCTTTATCCTCACCCGGCCCCACTTTTTAATACGGAATTTGCCGCCGGCAAACGCTTTGGCAAAACGCTCTTCATCCAGGTATTTACCGTTTATCAAACGTGCAATGATTGTTTCGACAGCTTCCGGCCATAACCCCCACTCATAAAGCTTATCACGTACTTCCTGCTGGCAGCGCTCCTGGTACGCACAATACGATTCAGCTTTGGACAAAGCCTGTTCGGGTGATAATTTTATTGGTGATTGTTCGCGACTGATCGGCACCTTATCTGGAAGTATACTTCGCCTTTAAACGAAAGTAAAGCGATTTAAGCTGCTCCCTGAAAATAAAAGCCAGCAATAAATAGGGAATAGCCATGAGGTATAATATTCCAGTATTAAGTCCTT
Proteins encoded in this window:
- a CDS encoding tetratricopeptide repeat protein translates to MNKKNANGQMIMLFTSWVLIAIGWFFLRRSIIDFLPSSGENHVAEVALNFLLAIIIYIGKCVVPIQQAIMPLVQNTSIIPGVSAVLLVIFLVVKFGLKNKRIGLLGLGWFFIFIIIPVWIGATNNIGEHYEHRAYTPLIGFMLMASQINIRIDKKILSVLMVVLVCAFSIKTIYRYQVYRNEFSFANAATTESPNIPLLQNVEGLLYVEAKDFKRAIPYFTKAIELKPDKGEYYNNRAGCYSNLKDFGNALKDYNKTVELMPNNGKAYLNRSMTHFSLGHITQAVDDLKQAYKLKTGDIPKEYYDQLNLAFQNDIISSYTIKIDQNPAEAVNYNIRGVAYFNLKNLPKALNDYNKAIELDPKNVEFLYNRFVLFSHVNDRANAMLDQQQLIKLGFKGKIN
- a CDS encoding RecX family transcriptional regulator, with the protein product MSREQSPIKLSPEQALSKAESYCAYQERCQQEVRDKLYEWGLWPEAVETIIARLINGKYLDEERFAKAFAGGKFRIKKWGRVRIKLELKRRKVSEYCIKQALKEIDEKAYVQTLKKVLGDRLKKIKQKKSIKRNYMLGQYAVSKGFEPDMVWDIIRDMPE